Proteins from a genomic interval of Niabella soli DSM 19437:
- a CDS encoding WG repeat-containing protein, protein MKNMKLYMVLIVLLVPVLLFAQQRLYYFQDQRTGLIGVRDQAGTVIIPARGHFYRELDSRQPIADSLINLLDVRHRRDSTAAVAFGSTYDRRGNFKFHPMAFDNGPDYFVEGLSRCVDNGKVGFVNLQGAVVIRPQWDWMSPFNYGYASGCNKCYLDRSTDPEHASVALNAGGEKIYINRQGQSVPLMNHRQSDKDLPIDGGFLPYPFHYDASEQSIVDSLNALEALSKIYAAYLPKPVTGTSGQLHFEILEAPTAADPYYQIQGFTYDDMQGVDQFLFFRDRAGRFYHAGPGGRLIPMNNWLKASLQNCGRYFNEHRNAPNKFNVNQYLKEL, encoded by the coding sequence ATGAAAAACATGAAATTATATATGGTGCTGATAGTGTTACTGGTACCGGTACTGTTATTCGCCCAGCAACGGCTGTATTATTTCCAGGACCAACGTACCGGTTTAATAGGTGTAAGAGATCAGGCGGGCACTGTTATTATACCGGCGCGCGGGCACTTCTACCGGGAACTGGATTCCCGCCAGCCTATTGCTGATTCACTCATCAATCTTTTGGATGTGCGGCATCGCCGCGACAGCACTGCTGCCGTTGCGTTTGGAAGCACTTATGACCGCCGGGGAAATTTTAAGTTTCATCCGATGGCATTTGATAACGGGCCCGATTATTTTGTAGAAGGGCTATCCCGCTGTGTAGATAATGGAAAAGTTGGATTTGTAAATCTTCAGGGCGCTGTGGTGATCCGGCCGCAATGGGATTGGATGTCGCCGTTTAATTATGGTTATGCATCGGGTTGTAATAAGTGCTACCTGGATCGTAGCACGGATCCCGAACATGCCTCAGTTGCATTGAATGCCGGAGGCGAAAAAATTTATATCAACCGGCAGGGACAATCGGTACCACTGATGAACCATCGCCAGTCGGACAAAGACCTGCCCATTGACGGAGGCTTTCTGCCGTATCCCTTTCATTACGATGCTTCCGAACAAAGCATCGTGGATAGTTTGAATGCATTAGAGGCGTTGTCAAAAATTTATGCAGCCTATCTGCCCAAGCCGGTAACCGGAACATCAGGGCAATTGCATTTTGAGATCCTGGAAGCGCCTACCGCGGCCGATCCGTATTACCAGATACAGGGATTTACTTATGATGATATGCAGGGAGTGGACCAGTTTTTATTTTTCAGGGACCGGGCCGGCCGGTTCTATCATGCGGGTCCGGGAGGCAGGTTGATCCCGATGAACAACTGGCTGAAGGCATCGCTCCAGAATTGTGGCCGGTATTTTAATGAGCACCGGAATGCTCCCAATAAATTTAACGTAAACCAATACCTGAAAGAACTATAA
- a CDS encoding enoyl-CoA hydratase/isomerase family protein → MSYQTLTTSIENAILLITINRPEKLNALNQMVLNELEHAIDDLIANDSLKSAIITGSGEKAFIAGADIAEFTALDAQTGQALSAKGQRLFSKIEHSGKPVIAAVNGFALGGGCELAMACHFRIASENAKFGQPEVNLGLLPGYGGTQRLTQLVGKGRAIELLLMGNMIDAVTAFNYGLVNHVVPQADLLTKAKALLSLINTKAPLAIAGCIEAANLAYETGNAGYKREAQNFGKLIATEDAKEGIAAFLEKRKAVFKGS, encoded by the coding sequence ATGAGCTATCAGACCCTTACTACCAGTATAGAAAACGCTATTTTACTCATAACAATAAACCGGCCAGAAAAACTTAATGCTTTAAACCAGATGGTCTTAAATGAACTGGAACACGCCATCGATGACCTTATTGCAAATGATTCTTTAAAATCGGCGATTATTACGGGAAGCGGTGAAAAAGCCTTTATTGCAGGAGCGGACATTGCCGAGTTTACGGCCCTGGATGCGCAAACAGGACAAGCGCTTTCGGCAAAAGGACAGCGTTTGTTCTCAAAAATAGAACATTCGGGTAAACCGGTCATCGCTGCAGTAAACGGATTTGCATTAGGCGGCGGCTGTGAGTTGGCGATGGCCTGTCATTTTCGTATTGCCAGCGAAAATGCAAAGTTCGGGCAACCCGAAGTGAACCTTGGATTATTACCCGGCTATGGGGGTACCCAACGGCTGACCCAGCTCGTTGGCAAGGGCCGGGCGATCGAGCTATTGCTTATGGGAAACATGATCGATGCGGTTACTGCATTCAATTACGGCCTCGTAAATCATGTAGTGCCACAGGCCGACCTGCTCACTAAAGCAAAAGCACTCCTTTCTCTTATTAATACCAAAGCCCCGCTGGCCATAGCAGGTTGTATCGAGGCCGCTAACCTTGCATATGAAACAGGAAACGCGGGATACAAAAGGGAGGCCCAAAACTTTGGAAAACTGATCGCTACTGAAGACGCAAAAGAGGGCATTGCCGCGTTCCTGGAAAAACGGAAGGCTGTTTTCAAAGGCTCCTGA
- a CDS encoding DUF1800 domain-containing protein: MAASNQKKNQHLLWRAGFGPAVEQLQELAKYTPQEYYQALVNASNKKPAYINIASPDLMELYEAYLDPAKRSKLTGDDRKILNRKQQQSVKDLNLYWLKELIASDAQLREKMAFFWHGHFASRNGNLFYNQLFLQTLRENALGNFRTLLKEVSKSASMLYFLNNQQNRKGHPNENFAREVMELFTLGRGHYTETDIKEGARAFTGWTANARGEFNFAKNQHDTGVKNFLGKKGNFDGDEVLDIIADNPQTARFITEKIYKFFVNETVDKNIVQSLSDSFYKDYDIGKLMGQIFTSDWFYDEKNIGSRIKSPIELLAGIQRMVPMQLDNDNALMNLQRILGQQLLYPPNVAGWPGGKSWIDSSTLMMRLRIPQLFNDKDLLNVKPKQDDDIMMGRKADGMANIPGAKPAVKKQPAKPNPGAGLINAKIDWGQYVSKFEKTKREAIFPAISDYLFQVNAVNVDQVATKYVDASDRDAYIRSVTIQLMSTPEYQMC, from the coding sequence ATGGCGGCCTCCAATCAAAAAAAGAATCAGCATCTGCTATGGCGTGCAGGTTTCGGGCCAGCGGTAGAACAACTGCAGGAACTGGCAAAGTACACGCCCCAGGAATATTACCAGGCATTGGTGAATGCCTCAAACAAAAAACCGGCGTATATCAACATCGCAAGCCCCGATTTAATGGAATTGTATGAGGCTTATCTGGATCCGGCAAAAAGATCAAAACTTACAGGGGATGACCGGAAAATATTGAACCGTAAACAGCAGCAAAGTGTAAAAGACCTTAATTTATACTGGCTAAAAGAGTTGATAGCCAGTGATGCCCAGTTGCGCGAAAAAATGGCCTTTTTCTGGCATGGCCATTTTGCCAGCCGGAATGGGAACCTTTTTTACAACCAGCTATTTCTTCAGACACTGCGTGAAAATGCCCTTGGGAACTTTCGAACCTTGCTGAAAGAAGTTTCCAAATCGGCCTCCATGCTGTATTTTCTCAACAATCAGCAAAACCGGAAGGGGCATCCCAATGAGAACTTCGCCAGGGAAGTAATGGAATTATTTACTCTGGGACGCGGACATTATACGGAAACGGATATTAAAGAGGGCGCGCGGGCTTTTACGGGCTGGACGGCTAACGCCAGGGGCGAATTTAATTTTGCAAAGAACCAGCACGATACAGGAGTAAAAAATTTCCTGGGGAAGAAGGGTAATTTTGACGGCGATGAAGTGCTGGATATTATTGCCGATAACCCGCAGACGGCGCGGTTTATAACAGAAAAGATTTATAAATTTTTTGTAAATGAAACGGTTGATAAAAATATTGTTCAATCGTTATCCGATTCGTTTTACAAAGATTATGACATTGGAAAACTGATGGGGCAGATCTTTACATCGGATTGGTTTTACGATGAAAAAAATATCGGTTCGCGTATTAAATCACCTATAGAGTTGTTGGCGGGCATTCAACGGATGGTGCCCATGCAACTGGATAATGACAATGCATTAATGAACCTGCAGCGCATACTGGGACAGCAGTTGCTTTATCCGCCCAATGTGGCAGGATGGCCCGGAGGAAAATCATGGATCGATAGCAGTACCCTGATGATGCGGCTGCGCATTCCTCAGTTGTTTAACGACAAGGACCTGTTGAACGTAAAGCCCAAACAGGACGATGATATTATGATGGGCCGCAAAGCGGATGGTATGGCAAATATCCCGGGCGCGAAACCCGCAGTTAAAAAGCAACCGGCGAAACCCAATCCTGGTGCAGGTTTGATCAACGCCAAAATAGATTGGGGGCAATATGTTTCGAAATTTGAAAAAACGAAAAGGGAAGCTATTTTTCCTGCCATTTCTGATTATTTATTCCAGGTAAATGCTGTAAACGTAGACCAGGTAGCTACTAAATACGTCGATGCTTCTGACAGAGACGCCTATATTCGCTCCGTCACCATACAGCTCATGAGTACACCCGAATATCAAATGTGTTAA
- a CDS encoding DUF1501 domain-containing protein: protein MNKKSASFLSKKYSGFGPLIRRKEFLQISSFATAAMMMPKFLKALENNTAVPPGNKVVVVLQLSGGNDGLNTVIPVRNDIYYKSRPGIGVQKDKTLALTDEVSLHPSLVALKALYDEGNLAILNNVGYPNPDRSHFRSMDIWHSASQSSEFWNNGWIGRYLDAQCQGCDKPTQALEVDDVLSLALKGEQNNALAVKDPRRLFGTSNEKYFRDIDKNFHNDHHDEKPVDYLYKTLSETLSSADYIFKQSKLHPTSGTYPNTELGSGLKTIASLIFSDINTKVYYISLGSFDTHVGQEAQQSRLFTQLSDAVKAFTDDLKKNGRMEDVLLFTFSEFGRRVAQNASNGTDHGTANNMFLISGGLKQKGLLNGMPNLEDLNQGDLKYNIDFKNVYATVLEKWLAADSGKILKAHYNTMDFI from the coding sequence ATGAACAAGAAAAGCGCATCCTTCCTCAGTAAAAAATATTCCGGTTTTGGCCCTTTGATCCGGCGTAAAGAATTTTTACAAATAAGTTCTTTTGCAACGGCAGCTATGATGATGCCCAAATTTTTAAAAGCGCTGGAAAATAATACAGCCGTGCCGCCGGGAAATAAGGTGGTAGTGGTATTACAACTGAGCGGAGGCAACGACGGGCTTAATACGGTAATCCCCGTTCGCAACGATATCTATTACAAATCAAGACCGGGCATTGGTGTGCAAAAGGACAAAACCCTGGCGTTAACGGATGAAGTTAGCCTGCACCCTTCGCTGGTTGCCTTAAAAGCGTTATATGATGAAGGCAACCTGGCTATTTTGAACAATGTGGGTTACCCCAACCCGGATCGCTCCCATTTCAGGAGTATGGATATCTGGCATTCTGCAAGCCAGTCCAGTGAGTTCTGGAATAACGGCTGGATCGGCCGCTACCTCGATGCACAGTGCCAGGGTTGTGATAAACCCACTCAGGCCCTTGAAGTAGATGACGTGCTCAGCCTTGCATTAAAAGGAGAACAGAACAATGCGCTTGCGGTGAAAGATCCCCGTCGGCTGTTCGGAACCTCCAATGAAAAGTACTTCCGCGATATCGACAAAAATTTTCATAACGATCATCATGATGAAAAACCGGTGGATTACCTGTACAAGACCTTATCAGAAACCTTATCGTCCGCCGATTATATTTTTAAACAAAGCAAACTGCATCCTACTTCCGGCACGTATCCCAATACTGAGCTTGGGAGCGGCCTGAAAACCATTGCCTCGCTTATATTTTCAGACATCAACACCAAGGTATATTATATTTCGCTGGGAAGTTTTGACACGCACGTGGGGCAGGAAGCCCAGCAATCGCGCCTCTTTACGCAATTGAGCGATGCGGTTAAGGCGTTTACCGATGATCTGAAAAAGAATGGCCGGATGGAAGATGTACTGTTGTTTACGTTTTCAGAGTTTGGTCGCAGGGTGGCGCAAAATGCCAGTAATGGCACCGATCACGGAACCGCCAATAATATGTTTTTAATAAGCGGAGGGTTGAAGCAAAAAGGACTTTTAAACGGCATGCCCAACCTGGAAGATCTGAACCAGGGAGACTTAAAATATAATATAGATTTTAAGAACGTGTATGCCACCGTATTGGAAAAATGGCTGGCAGCAGATTCCGGTAAAATTTTAAAGGCGCATTATAATACCATGGACTTTATTTAG
- a CDS encoding YtxH domain-containing protein, with amino-acid sequence MNKLVTGFALGLLVGILYAPEKGTTTRRRIADKGNDLKDQFADFIDNIANRFEDRADELEDYVHDEAQNIKAESL; translated from the coding sequence ATGAATAAGCTAGTTACCGGCTTTGCCCTTGGTCTTTTGGTTGGAATTTTGTATGCCCCGGAAAAGGGTACCACTACCCGCCGGCGGATAGCCGATAAAGGAAACGATCTTAAGGATCAGTTTGCGGATTTTATCGACAATATAGCCAACCGCTTTGAAGACAGGGCAGATGAGCTTGAAGACTATGTGCACGATGAGGCCCAGAATATAAAAGCAGAAAGTCTTTAG
- a CDS encoding ABC transporter ATP-binding protein, with product MNEQQALIIKDLSYRYRKAGQPVIHQLSLRVKEGSRFGLFGPNGAGKTTLMNLMTGLLPYRSGSIQLFDTEIKDNADFVKNNIGFVPQDFSFYEELTPVENLEFFGAWYGLKKTEIKTRTQQLLAVMGLSHVADKLLKEFSGGMKRRINLAIGVMNRPAVLFLDEPTVGVDVQSRNAIIAFLKEINKDGTTLVYTSHQLKEAEDLCTEIALIDGGSIISQGTLNELTKTHQQEDLEGLFLQLTGRAYRD from the coding sequence ATGAACGAACAGCAGGCACTGATCATAAAAGATCTGAGTTACCGTTATCGTAAAGCCGGGCAACCGGTGATACACCAACTGTCACTGCGGGTAAAAGAGGGCAGCCGTTTTGGTCTGTTTGGGCCTAATGGCGCGGGGAAAACCACATTAATGAATTTAATGACGGGCCTGCTTCCCTACCGGTCCGGATCGATTCAATTGTTCGATACAGAAATCAAAGACAACGCTGATTTTGTAAAAAATAATATCGGGTTTGTGCCGCAGGACTTTTCCTTTTATGAAGAGTTAACCCCTGTTGAAAACCTGGAATTTTTTGGCGCCTGGTATGGGTTAAAAAAAACAGAAATCAAAACAAGAACCCAACAGCTCTTAGCTGTTATGGGGCTAAGTCATGTGGCCGATAAACTTTTAAAAGAGTTTTCCGGGGGCATGAAACGCCGGATCAACCTTGCCATCGGCGTGATGAACCGGCCGGCTGTTTTATTCCTGGATGAGCCCACCGTGGGCGTGGATGTGCAATCGCGCAATGCGATCATTGCTTTTTTAAAAGAGATCAATAAGGATGGCACCACTTTGGTATATACCTCGCACCAATTAAAAGAAGCCGAAGATCTTTGCACGGAAATCGCGTTGATTGACGGGGGTAGCATCATCAGTCAGGGCACGTTAAATGAGCTGACGAAAACACATCAGCAGGAAGACTTGGAAGGATTATTTTTACAACTGACCGGCAGGGCCTACCGGGACTAA
- a CDS encoding DUF3109 family protein, which yields MIIIENKLISDDVIDHAFVCDLSKCKGGCCEEGDAGAPLTKEELDLVDEYYPTIKPYLTKAAVKQIEKKGKYQYDEEFGWVTPTLPSDNEICVYAYREPDGLIKCAFEQAYNEGKISWKKPISCHLYPIIAYEGKHGDYERLNYEPRKRLCSPACALGESLQVPVYKFLKEPLVRKYGQEFYDVLDQIAKQGAAGSEE from the coding sequence GTGATCATAATTGAAAATAAATTAATAAGCGACGATGTAATAGACCATGCCTTTGTTTGCGATCTTTCCAAATGCAAGGGCGGTTGCTGTGAAGAAGGAGATGCCGGCGCGCCGCTTACCAAGGAAGAGCTGGACCTGGTGGACGAGTACTATCCCACCATCAAACCCTATCTTACCAAAGCGGCCGTCAAACAGATAGAGAAGAAAGGCAAATACCAGTACGATGAAGAATTTGGCTGGGTAACCCCTACGCTCCCCAGTGACAATGAGATTTGCGTATATGCCTACCGCGAACCCGATGGCCTGATCAAATGCGCCTTTGAACAGGCGTATAATGAAGGAAAGATCTCCTGGAAAAAACCCATCAGTTGCCACCTTTATCCCATCATCGCCTATGAGGGCAAGCACGGCGATTATGAACGGTTAAATTATGAACCGCGGAAAAGATTATGCAGTCCCGCCTGTGCCCTGGGGGAATCGTTGCAGGTACCCGTATATAAATTTCTAAAAGAACCGCTGGTAAGAAAATATGGCCAGGAGTTTTATGATGTGTTGGACCAGATAGCAAAACAAGGCGCAGCCGGCTCTGAAGAATAA